ACCTTTTCCGTTGTCGGTTATAGAAACGTGTAAAATCGAATCTAGCTTATAGTATTTTACTGAAATAATACCGTTGTCATTATTCTTCAAGCCATGCAATATGGCATTTTCAACAAAGGGTTGCGTTATTAATGTGGGTAACATATCAAAATCTTCATCTACCGATTCTTCAATGTTTATTTTGAATGAAAACGTATTGTTGTAATTAAGTAGTTGCAATGTAAGATAAGATTCGATGGCTGCTTTATCATCTTCAACGGTAATGAAATCGTCATCAGATTTTTCTAAAACCAATCTGATTAATTTCGAATAACTAGTAAGATATGAACTCGATTTTTCTTTGTCATTTTGATGAATAAAATTTTGAATACTTTGTAAAGCATTGAATAAAAAGTGCGGGTTTAATTGCATTTTTCTTAAGCGTTGTTGCAATAGAACCTTGTCTAGTTGTTGTTGTATTTTGTAACTTTTAAATCCAAAATAACCCAAAATGATTATAAGTAAAACAAAAAGTGCTAAGGCTGCAAGTAGGTAATTTTGTTGTTTAATAGTAAGGGCTTGTAGCTTGTTTTCGGTATCTAATATATTAATACGTTGTTCTTTTTTCTCCGACTCGTACTTTTCTGTTAGTTCGGCTACACTTTCTTTTTGCTTTTGGTTAGTAATAGAATCTTTAATTTTATCCTTTAAATCGGCATAATGTAAAGCTGTTTTATATTGCTTTAAGCCGAGGTAAGATTCTTTAAGATTATTGAATATGTAAGATTTTAAAAGACCTTGAGCACCAATGCTAGCACTGTCTAAAAAACTGATAGCTTTTTGATATTCTTGTCTTTTCAGATAAGCATTGCCTACATTATTGTAAGTCACGTTGAGGGTGTTGGTGCTATTAAGTTCTTTTTTTAATGCAATTGCTTTTTTCCCATAAGAAACCGCTTTATTATAATCTGCTCCATCGTTTGTAAAATAGATTGCTAAATTATTATAAATAGTAGATAATGTATTTTTAGAGTTGTATTTAATAGCAAGTTCTTCTGCTTTAAAAATACTTTCGGTATATTTTTTAAACTGCTTTTCGTTGTAGTAGATATTACATAAATTAACTAGAATTTGAAGTTTTACAACTTCATCAAAATCACTTAAAGCCAAAGCGCGTTCTAAATAAATTTGAGCATTTTTATAGTTCTTTAATGAAGCGTTAATAGCACCAATATTAGAATATGTGCTAACAAGCTGCTCTGTTTTTTTTGTTTGCTCTAAAATGCCGGCGGCTTGAACATAAAGTTCTAATGCTTTTTGAAAATCTTGTTTATAGTATTGTATAGTTGCTAGGTTGTGTATGGTTAACCCTTTAATGTGTTTTGGCAAAATCTTGGTAAGATTTTCTTGTAGTAAAGAGTCCGATTTAGAAAACTCCTTTTTAAAAATGAGAAGACTGCTTTGTTGTAAATTAGATTTTGCCAACAACGTATCGTTCTTAATTAGTTTAGATTTTTCAGTAGCTTTTGTAGCATAAAAATAGGAACTATCAATATTTGTTTGAGCTAGTCCTTTCGATTTTAATAAAAGTGCCTCTACTTGTTGAGGTTCATTAATTTGCTCTTGAGCATTTATAACAGAACTATTAAATGCTATTATTCCGCATATTAAAATGCATAATATATTAGAAATAGGAGTGGGGTGTTTATATTTAATAAAGAGGTTGAGCATATTTTTGTAAACTTAATGCAATATAGAAAAAGCCCTTTAAATTTAAGAGTTTGTAATATCGGGATTTGTAAAATACTAGCATATAATTTTCATTGTTGGTTTGATAGAAACATTAATTAATGAACAAAAAAAAATCACAAACTATAAAGCTTGTGATTTTTTTAGAATGGTTGAGTAATTTTATTTCTTCAAGATGTAAAAATAAGATCGTCTGTTTAATTGATGCTCCTCTTGGGTGCATCGAACACCATTACTGCATTTGTTCAGTAATTGTGTTTCTCCATAACCAATAGCACTTTCTATACGCTCTGGTTTAATACCTCTAGAAAGTATATAATCTCTAGTAGATTTTGCTCGCCTATCTGATAGGCTTAAGTTGTATTTATCTCTTCCTCGGCTATCCGTATGCGATTCAATTTTTATAACCATGGTTGGGTTCGCTCTCAATACATCTACAATATTCTCTAACTCGTATTGAGCGTCAAGTCTAATGTTAGATTTATTAAAATCAAAAAAGATAGGCTTAATAACAATTTGATTTCCGACAACTAATGAAGCTAAAAATAAATCTTGTTCAACTTCAATTTCATTTTTATCGCTTGTGTTGAAGTTAGCTTTATCGTCTACATATCCTGGTTTACTTCCTACAAGACTGTAGTTTTTATTACACTCAAGGGTAAATTCATAAGCTCCATTTTCGGTAGTAACAACTTCTTCAATTATTTTTCCTGTTTCATCTATAAGTTTAACAATGGTGTTGCCTAAAACATCATTGGTGTTTTTATCTCTGGTAGTACCTGTTAAGTTTTGAAAACAGACTTTTGAATATACTGTGTAAATATCATCATTACCAACTCCTCCAGGTCTGTTAGATGAGAAATAACTACGCTTATTCTTATCAGAAGGATCTGCGAAATAAGCAAAATCATCATAACCACTATTGTAAGGCGCACCTAAATTTTGAGGTAGAGATAAGCTATCTTTAATAATATTCGATTTAAATATATCTAACAATCCAAGGTTCAAACGACCGTCTGAAGAGAAGTAGAATGTGCTATCTTGACTTACAAAAGGAAACATTTCTCGGCCTTCAGTATTTATTCTTGGTCCTAAGTTTCTTGGTTCGCTAAATTTATTGTTTGGAAGAATATCAACTTCATAAATATCAGTTTGTCCAAAACCACCTTCTCTATCTGATACAAAAAATAATTTTTTATTATCAGCACTTAAGCTAGGGTGCCCTGTTGAAAACACTTCGTCATTAATTGATAATTCTACAATATTTGACCATTGACCATCAATAAGACTCGCTTTATAAATTTTCAGATGAGTAGTCCCTTTTTTGTCAAAATTTAATTCGTTTCTTTTTGTTACGTTATCTCTAGTAAAATACATTGTTTTACCATCGTTCGAAATAGTAATAGTAGCTTCATGATAATCTGTATTTACTTTTGAAGCTTTAATTAAATGCGGAGATCCAAATTCTAACTCATAAGCTTTTTCTTTAACAGCAACTTCAAAAATATCTAAAAATGGTTCTTTATTCCAACCGTATTTTTTGTTTTCATCGAGTCTTCTAGAAGAGGCGAAGTATAGTGTGTTGTTTTGTACAAATGAACCGAAATCTGAAAATTTAGAGTTGATCGATAAGTTCTCTACTGTAATATATAACGACTTATCAACGGTGTTAAGTTCTTCGTAATTTAATAAATCTTCAGAATTGTTTTCGCTAGTTTTAGTGTCGTCATTTTGAAGTAGTAAATATTTTTTCAACCAAATATCAGCTTCAGCATAATGCCCAATACTCTTTAAAGTTGAAATATATTTAAATAAATATAGTGATGAGATATCATCGTATTTATTTACAGCCTTCCCATACCAGGTGGCCGCTTTTTCCGAATTAGAATTGTTGTAATAACAATCGCCTAAACGTGTTAAAACATGCTCGCTATCATCACCATCTTCAAAAGCTTTTTGGTACAGTTCACTTGCTTTTACATAACCATAGTTATCAAAAAACCTATCGGCTAGCTTTACTTGACCGAACATTATAGAACCGTAAATAGTAAATATAATTAGTAATAAATTTGATTTCATAATATGTTTTTTAGAAGAATCTAGGAGATTTAATACGTTTACTTTTAAAGACTTCGAACATAAGTAAGATCTCATGAGTTCCACTTGTGTACGTGTTTAATTCTGATAGCGGATACTCGTAAGCATAGCCAATACGCATTTGTTTGGATACTTGCAAATCGGTAATAAAACCAAGAGCAGCTGCAGATTCGTTAATTCTATAAGAACCACCTAACCAAAATTTATCATTGAACAAAAAGTTGGCCGTCATATCAAAAGATAAAGGAGCACCATTTGTTGCTTTAAGTAAAACAGCAGGTTTAAATTTAGTAGTAGCGCTTAAGTCGAAAACATAACCACCAGTTGCGTAGTAACTAATACGTTCTAAAGCGACGTAATCAATAGTCCCATTTCCACCATTATTGTAATCTGTATTTAGAACTCTAGGAGCAGACAGTCCAACATACCATTTGTTGGTGTGTAGATAAAGTCCAAGACCTATATTGGGACTCCATCTATTAGAAACATCATCAAAAAATTGATCGTTAATAACAGTTGGATCATTTAAAATAGATTGATCAATATGGTATTGTGTAAAACCACCTTTTAGACCAAATGCTAATTTAGCTTTTAAACCTATTGGGAGCGTATATGAAAAATCTCCGTATAAATATGAGAAGTTTTCATAACCAAGTTCATCATTGATAAAAGACAAACCTACACCAATACGGTCGTTTCTTAATGGCGTATGCATAGACAATGTTTGTGTAGTAGGAGCGCCTTCTACGCCAACCCACTGACTTCTATGTAAACCAACAATACTGAAAGTTTCTCTACTACCAGCGTAAGCTGGGTTTATGGAGATTGTATTATACATATACTGTGTGAATTGGGGTAGCTGTTGTGCTACTCCAATCCAGCTGTTGGCCAGTATAAAAATAATGAGTTTTAATTTTAATGACTTCATAATATATTTGGGTTTATTTAGAACCTACGTAAAATGCTTTCGCTATAGGTGCCAATCCACTGTTTTTTAGGTTAATAATATAGTAGTATGTTCCGTTTGGTACTTTATCTGCACCGCCTACAGACGATTTATGAGAAGTTCCATTCCAGTTATTTTGGTAATTAGAGTTCTCGTAGATTTTGGCTCCCCATCTGTTGAATATTTTTAAGTCAACAACAAATCCACAAGTTTCTACTCCAGTGATTGTAAAGAATTCATTTTGTGCATCACCGTTAGGTGTTACAACTTTTGAAATAATTACATCATCTTTTCCACAAGGAAGAACGATACATTCATCATGAATTTCTATAACAACCTCAGTAGTGTTTAAACAACCGTTGTTAGCGCTAGTGTAGCTAAAGATATAATTACCTAACTCTACATTTTCAGGGTTGAATGTACTCTCGTCTAGGTTTGCGTTACCTTGAGTAATTGTCCAGGTTCCACCTACTTGGTCATTTTCTAAATAATCATTCAAGTCGATTGTTCCATCATCAGAACAAGCTCTCTCATTAACAGTTGTAATGAAATCGTTTAATGTAACTGAAATTGTTTGCGTATAAGTTGCGATATTATCACAGTCATCATTTACAGTCCATGTTCTTACTATTTCGTAATCTGAAGGATTGCTTTCATCAAATGAACTTGTTTCTTCAAAAACAACATTTACACTCGATGAACAGTTATCAGTAAATTCAATTGTAGGAACTTCTGGTACGCTTTCACAATTTACTAACAATGATTCGTCAATGTCAGTTGTTGGAGTAGGAGCTATAGTGTCTGCAATAGTTAACGTTGCAACAAGCTCTGTTGTATTGTTGTTTGCATCAGCAATAGTATATGTTACAGTAATTGTACCACTAGCACCACAAGTAGAAACTAAGTTATCAAAATTATAGTCTGAAGTAACTTGACCACTAAATGTTGAATCACAAGCATCGGTAGCACAAAGCTCTAAAGCAGCAATATTAGCATCGTTCCACGCAGTAGCAAGACTTTCATTATCATCCCCAGCACATTCAATAGTTTCATCATTAATAGAACAGTTGATAATACTTGGAGGCGTAGAATCTGTTATTGATAAATAAACCGTTGCTTGATCACAAGCTTGGTCAGCATTATCATCACAAATACTATAAACGAAAGAATCATTTCCTATAAAGTCTACTGATATAGGAGTGTAAGTAAACTCACCTGTGTTAGCATCAATAATAACTGTAACACCTTCAGTAGTTATTACTGTAGTCGTTGTTATTGTTTGCGTATCACCTTCTATATCATTATCGTTTACAAATACATTACCTGTAAGACTTCCACATGTTGAAGCAAAAAAGGCATCATCATTAGCATTAGTTGTATTTGGAGCATCTGTAGGTTGAATAGTTACTGTCACCGTAGCGGTATCACAAAGTGCAGGATTCGCATCATCACAAATGGTATAAGTGAATGTATCCTCACCAATGAAACCGTCATTAGGTGTATAAGTAATTGTTCCATCAGGATTCAGTGTTACTGTTCCGTTATTAGGGTCAGTAGTTTCTGTTACAGAAATAGTATCACCATCAGGATCAAAATCATTTGCAATCACAGGGATTGAAATAGGAGTTCCTTCCGGCGTTGTAGTTGTATCTGCATTGGCAATAGGCGCTTCGTTATCAGGGCCACTTACCGGTAATACTTCAATATAAACTGTAGCAGTATCACAAGCTTGAGGATTCCCATCATCACAGATTGTATACTCGAAAGTATCTTCACCTGTGAAACCAGGATTAGGGGTGTAGGTATAAGATCCATCAGGATTCATTACCACTGTACCGTTATCCGGTTGTGTATTCTCAGTTACTGTTTGTGCATCACCTTCGAAATCTTCATCGTTTGTTAATACATTTCCAGTTACAGGTTGATCAATAAAAGTGTTATTGATATCAGCGATAGCATCGGTTGTGTTTT
The window above is part of the Algibacter sp. L3A6 genome. Proteins encoded here:
- a CDS encoding type IX secretion system membrane protein PorP/SprF; translated protein: MKSLKLKLIIFILANSWIGVAQQLPQFTQYMYNTISINPAYAGSRETFSIVGLHRSQWVGVEGAPTTQTLSMHTPLRNDRIGVGLSFINDELGYENFSYLYGDFSYTLPIGLKAKLAFGLKGGFTQYHIDQSILNDPTVINDQFFDDVSNRWSPNIGLGLYLHTNKWYVGLSAPRVLNTDYNNGGNGTIDYVALERISYYATGGYVFDLSATTKFKPAVLLKATNGAPLSFDMTANFLFNDKFWLGGSYRINESAAALGFITDLQVSKQMRIGYAYEYPLSELNTYTSGTHEILLMFEVFKSKRIKSPRFF
- a CDS encoding tetratricopeptide repeat protein, translated to MLNLFIKYKHPTPISNILCILICGIIAFNSSVINAQEQINEPQQVEALLLKSKGLAQTNIDSSYFYATKATEKSKLIKNDTLLAKSNLQQSSLLIFKKEFSKSDSLLQENLTKILPKHIKGLTIHNLATIQYYKQDFQKALELYVQAAGILEQTKKTEQLVSTYSNIGAINASLKNYKNAQIYLERALALSDFDEVVKLQILVNLCNIYYNEKQFKKYTESIFKAEELAIKYNSKNTLSTIYNNLAIYFTNDGADYNKAVSYGKKAIALKKELNSTNTLNVTYNNVGNAYLKRQEYQKAISFLDSASIGAQGLLKSYIFNNLKESYLGLKQYKTALHYADLKDKIKDSITNQKQKESVAELTEKYESEKKEQRINILDTENKLQALTIKQQNYLLAALALFVLLIIILGYFGFKSYKIQQQLDKVLLQQRLRKMQLNPHFLFNALQSIQNFIHQNDKEKSSSYLTSYSKLIRLVLEKSDDDFITVEDDKAAIESYLTLQLLNYNNTFSFKINIEESVDEDFDMLPTLITQPFVENAILHGLKNNDNGIISVKYYKLDSILHVSITDNGKGFEAKKDDSNRLHKSMSMEIIKEQLKNLNKSSKDFKGDIEVKTTSNGTQVLLSFTTM
- a CDS encoding OmpA family protein, with the protein product MKSNLLLIIFTIYGSIMFGQVKLADRFFDNYGYVKASELYQKAFEDGDDSEHVLTRLGDCYYNNSNSEKAATWYGKAVNKYDDISSLYLFKYISTLKSIGHYAEADIWLKKYLLLQNDDTKTSENNSEDLLNYEELNTVDKSLYITVENLSINSKFSDFGSFVQNNTLYFASSRRLDENKKYGWNKEPFLDIFEVAVKEKAYELEFGSPHLIKASKVNTDYHEATITISNDGKTMYFTRDNVTKRNELNFDKKGTTHLKIYKASLIDGQWSNIVELSINDEVFSTGHPSLSADNKKLFFVSDREGGFGQTDIYEVDILPNNKFSEPRNLGPRINTEGREMFPFVSQDSTFYFSSDGRLNLGLLDIFKSNIIKDSLSLPQNLGAPYNSGYDDFAYFADPSDKNKRSYFSSNRPGGVGNDDIYTVYSKVCFQNLTGTTRDKNTNDVLGNTIVKLIDETGKIIEEVVTTENGAYEFTLECNKNYSLVGSKPGYVDDKANFNTSDKNEIEVEQDLFLASLVVGNQIVIKPIFFDFNKSNIRLDAQYELENIVDVLRANPTMVIKIESHTDSRGRDKYNLSLSDRRAKSTRDYILSRGIKPERIESAIGYGETQLLNKCSNGVRCTQEEHQLNRRSYFYILKK
- a CDS encoding gliding motility-associated C-terminal domain-containing protein codes for the protein MLVNCESVPEVPTIEFTDNCSSSVNVVFEETSSFDESNPSDYEIVRTWTVNDDCDNIATYTQTISVTLNDFITTVNERACSDDGTIDLNDYLENDQVGGTWTITQGNANLDESTFNPENVELGNYIFSYTSANNGCLNTTEVVIEIHDECIVLPCGKDDVIISKVVTPNGDAQNEFFTITGVETCGFVVDLKIFNRWGAKIYENSNYQNNWNGTSHKSSVGGADKVPNGTYYYIINLKNSGLAPIAKAFYVGSK